The Hypanus sabinus isolate sHypSab1 chromosome 3, sHypSab1.hap1, whole genome shotgun sequence genome contains a region encoding:
- the LOC132390841 gene encoding elongation of very long chain fatty acids protein 1-like — translation MLAEVGSQVAQVYEVLLKGDPMIEEYPFMVSPVPMTALLLFSVYVVLSLGLKLMAGRMPFDLKKIMVCYNFALVFFSIFIVYEILMSGWATGYTFRCDPIDYSNNPKALRMVRVAWLFLFSKFIELFDTVFFVLQKKNSQITFLHIFHHSVMPWTWWWGVKFGPGGMGSFHAMVNSIVHVIMYFYYGLSAAGPAFQKYLWWKKYMTAIQLVQFIIVSLHVTLYYFTDHCDYQFPIIIHLVWMYGTFFFILFSNFWYQAYTKGKRLPKNMEHKRNAAVKIGKPAAENGGHLLENGEVMNGKVKTK, via the coding sequence ATGTTGGCGGAGGTAGGGTCACAGGTTGCCCAGGTTTACGAGGTGCTCTTAAAAGGAGACCCAATGATTGAAGAATATCCCTTCATGGTGTCTCCAGTCCCTATGACGGCTCTCCTGTTGTTCTCTGTATATGTTGTACTGTCTTTGGGGCTCAAGCTTATGGCTGGCAGGATGCCCTTCGATCTCAAGAAGATTATGGTTTGCTATAACTTTGCACTGGTGTTTTTCTCAATATTCATAGTCTATGAGATCTTGATGTCTGGCTGGGCAACTGGGTATACATTCCGATGTGATCCAATAGATTACTCCAATAACCCGAAAGCTCTTCGGATGGTGCGTGTAGCATGGCTGTTCTTATTTTCCAAATTCATTGAGCTGTTTGACACAGTATTCTTTGTCCTGCAGAAGAAGAACAGTCAGATTACCTTTCTTCACATATTCCACCATTCAGTAATGCCATGGACCTGGTGGTGGGGTGTCAAGTTTGGACCAGGTGGCATGGGATCCTTCCATGCCATGGTGAACTCCATCGTCCATGTCATCATGTACTTTTATTATGGTCTGTCTGCCGCTGGCCCAGCGTTTCAGAAATACCTCTGGTGGAAGAAGTATATGACAGCAATCCAACTGGTCCAATTCATTATTGTCTCACTGCATGTCACCCTGTACTACTTCACGGATCATTGTGATTACCAGTTCCCCATTATCATCCATCTTGTGTGGATGTACGGAACATTTTTCTTCATCCTTTTTTCTAATTTCTGGTACCAGGCCTATACCAAAGGCAAGAGGTTGCCCAAGAACATGGAGCACAAACGCAATGCAGCTGTGAAGATTGGCAAACCAGCAGCAGAAAACGGTGGGCACTTGCTGGAAAATGGGGAGGTGATGAATGGGAAAGTAAAGACAAAGTAA